ACGATCGGCACGGCAACCTCCAAATGGCCTTGCCCCGTTTCGTCGATTCGCAGCTCTCCAACCCATGACCGGCGCTGTTCGAATACGACCGGCCACCAAGGTTGCCCGGTATGATCCGTCCCCGTATTGTCGGTTGCTACCCCGCCGACGGAACGGGCTAGGCGATCGAGGATGATCAATGACCGAAAATACGGCCGTTGCGACTCTTTCCACCGTTGAAGAACCGCCTGGTCAAAAGTGAGTCTCGTACCTTCTTGAACTGCTCCCCTGACCTCCGGGAGGGAACTGAACCGTTCCACCCATTCGATTTCCCTATCCAGGATTAACCCGACTTTATCTGCACTCTGTCGAGCAAGTTCCTGAAACCCGAGGCCGATGGTCTCGCGTAATGAGTATGTCGACTGCCAATACGCATAGCCCAAACCGACTGAGCCTGAGAGCAAACCGATGGAGAGGACTGAGAGCGAGATCGAGCGCTGAAGACTGACCTGCTTCCTCATGGTACACAGGTAGTAATGCCCGATGCCGGGTGAAGATGTTGACGCCCTTCATTCCAACGCTTCCGGAGAAGGAATGTCAAGGGCCTGCGGCAAAGAGCGCGATGGAAGACAATTGGATTCTCCCTTCGCCTCTTCTTCAGACCTAGCTACCGCCACATCGCTCGGCCATTACGTGTGAACCCGTGTCTTTCTTGAACAAGACAAACGGCGTATACTTATTAGATGGAGTGCAGTCATCATGATCAGAGCGGAGTCTTGATCGTGAACCACCCTGCCCCCTCTTTTTCAAATCGTCATCGAACATTCCTGCGTCCCCCTTTAACCATTCCGGCCATGACCTCCGTCCAGAGGTCGCCCACATGAGGAGGTGTTAGATGTCTATTGCGCCGACACTTAACGCATTTCTCGATCATGAACATGTGCATTATGACCTGCTGTCACATCCCCAAGCGTTTCGCGCCGCGGAGATCGCCTCCACACTTCACACTCCAGAAAAAGAAATGGCCAAGGTTGTGATTGTGAAGGTAGATGAGCGGTTCGTCATGACGGTGCTGCCGGCAAGCTGGAACGTGGATCTTCATCGCCTGAGAGCTTTCTTTCCGACTCGCCATCTACGGCTCGCGAGCGAGAGTGAGATCGCGGGGCTGTTTCCTGACTGCGAGATTGGCGCGATGCCGCCATTCGGTACCCTCTATGGGCTTCCTGTATATGTCGACCGATCGCTCGCAGAGGACAAGGAAATCGTTTTTCAAGCCGGCACCCACTCGGACGCAATACGTATGCGCTACATGGACTTTTCTGCACTCGTGTTTCCAGTGATCGCGGAATTCCACCGTTCACCGTGTAAAGTCTGGTGATTGATTATGTCTCAACCGCCTCCGACGACAGTTCATCCCTGGAAAGCCCTCC
This portion of the Nitrospirota bacterium genome encodes:
- a CDS encoding YbaK/EbsC family protein → MSIAPTLNAFLDHEHVHYDLLSHPQAFRAAEIASTLHTPEKEMAKVVIVKVDERFVMTVLPASWNVDLHRLRAFFPTRHLRLASESEIAGLFPDCEIGAMPPFGTLYGLPVYVDRSLAEDKEIVFQAGTHSDAIRMRYMDFSALVFPVIAEFHRSPCKVW